The following is a genomic window from Streptomyces chrestomyceticus JCM 4735.
GCCACCCTGCGGCAGGCGCTGGAACAGTTGGAGCTGGAAGGCCGGCTGCAGCGCCGTCGCGGTGTGGGTACGACCGTCGCGCCGCCCCGCGTGGGCGTGGCCGTCGACCCCGCGCGCCACACCTGGCCGGGCACGCCCGGTGACGACTGGCAGCCCGTCGACGCCGTCGAGTCGCAGAACGTGCCCGCGGCCGTGGCGCGCCATCTGGAACTGGCGCCCGGCGAGCAGGTGCACGTCGTGCACCGCAGCCGCGTCACCCACGGCCAGCCGGTCGCCGCCGAGCAGCTCTACGTACCCGCCCGCTCCGTACCGGAGGCCGAAACGGCCGCCGGCGCCGCCGTGGACGCCCCGGCGCGGGCCCGTACCGTCCTGCGTGAGCTCCAGCAGCTCGAACTGGAAGGCCAGGACCGGTCCGTGGAACTCGGCTCGGCCCGCGCGGACGACGCCAAGGAACTGGACCGCCTGCCCGGCGCCCCCGTCCTCGTCGTCACCACCCGCTACTTCGCGGGCGGCCGCACCGCAGCCGTCGCCCTGTCCACCTACCGCGCCGACACCTGCCGGCTCACCTTCGGCGACAACGAGACGGACGCGGGAGTCACTGTCCTCGCGAGCTAGGACATACTGGAGCATCCCTGCCGCCACCGGAGCGCCGCTGCGCGACAATCGCCCCATGCTGAAGATCGGATCGGTCGTGCTGGGTGCTTCGGACGTGCGGCGTGCGGCCGCCTTCTGGGCGGACGCCCTGGGGTACGAGCCACGCGAGGAGACGGAAGACGACTGGGTGGTCCTGAAGCCCGCGCAGGGGGCCGGGGTCCAGGTGTCGATCGGCCGGAGCGAGACGCCCGTCCAGGAGCATCCACGGGTCCACCTGGACCTGTACGCCGGCGACGCCGCCGACCAGGCCGCCGAGGTCGAGCGCCTGGTGTCCCTGGGTGCCCGGCGGGTCGACTGGGACCGCTACCCGGACGACGCCGACTTCGTCGTCCTGGCGGACCCCGAGGGCAACCGCTTCTGCGTGATCGACACCGGACGCGGCTGAGCGGGGGAGTGCGGGAAGCGGGGGCGGCGCGGGGGCTCATCGGTCACCGGCTCCCCTCCGCCGTACCGGTCGGCGACGCGTCGGCCGACGGTGCCAGGAAGGCCCGCACCATCGGCACGACGAGGTCGGCGCGCCGCGGCAGATTGCTGTGGGTCGTCCCCGGGAGCACCCCGAGCTGTGAGCCGGGGATCAGCTCATGCATCTCGACGGCGTGTTCCAGCCGGACGAAGTCGGTGTCCCCCACCAGCAGCAGGACGGACGCTTCCAGGCCGGCCAGGTCCCGGGCGGGCCAGCCCTCGAAGGCATGCACCGTCGGTTGCAGCTTCTCGGCGAACGCCTCGAAGCGTCCGGGGTCGGGGGCGACCTTCGCGTACGCCTCGTACATCTCCTGGAAGTCGCTCTCGGTGGGCATCCGCCGGGAGCCCAACTGGGCCCGCGGGTCGAGAATGTCCGGGTGGTAGCCGTCGGGCCGGTAGTGGGTGGAGGCGAGCACCAGCCGGTTCACCCGAGCGGGACAGGTGACCGCAAGCTGAAGGGCGGTCAGTCCGCCGAGGCTGAATCCGAAAAAATCCGCCCGGTCGATCCCGAGGTGGTCCAGCAGCCCCACCACGTCGTCGGCCAGATACGCGAGCGTCGGGTCCCGGTCGATGTCACCGGTGTGCCCGTGCCCTTGCAGCTCGACGGCGACGACCTGCCGCGTCGCGGCGAGCGCGGGCAGTATGCCGCCGAAGGTGAGGTCGATGGTGAGCAGCCCGCCGTGCAGCAGGACCAGCGGCTGCCCCGTGCCGTGGGCCTCGTAGTACAGCTCCAGCCCGTTGACCCGCGCATATCCGGCGGACGACGGATA
Proteins encoded in this region:
- a CDS encoding GntR family transcriptional regulator, coding for MGTTQLETAPEPKYWHLKTVLSEALDSEFSVGEILPNERELAARFGVARATLRQALEQLELEGRLQRRRGVGTTVAPPRVGVAVDPARHTWPGTPGDDWQPVDAVESQNVPAAVARHLELAPGEQVHVVHRSRVTHGQPVAAEQLYVPARSVPEAETAAGAAVDAPARARTVLRELQQLELEGQDRSVELGSARADDAKELDRLPGAPVLVVTTRYFAGGRTAAVALSTYRADTCRLTFGDNETDAGVTVLAS
- a CDS encoding VOC family protein, whose translation is MLKIGSVVLGASDVRRAAAFWADALGYEPREETEDDWVVLKPAQGAGVQVSIGRSETPVQEHPRVHLDLYAGDAADQAAEVERLVSLGARRVDWDRYPDDADFVVLADPEGNRFCVIDTGRG
- a CDS encoding alpha/beta fold hydrolase encodes the protein MSEGQESATYPSSAGYARVNGLELYYEAHGTGQPLVLLHGGLLTIDLTFGGILPALAATRQVVAVELQGHGHTGDIDRDPTLAYLADDVVGLLDHLGIDRADFFGFSLGGLTALQLAVTCPARVNRLVLASTHYRPDGYHPDILDPRAQLGSRRMPTESDFQEMYEAYAKVAPDPGRFEAFAEKLQPTVHAFEGWPARDLAGLEASVLLLVGDTDFVRLEHAVEMHELIPGSQLGVLPGTTHSNLPRRADLVVPMVRAFLAPSADASPTGTAEGSR